A genomic window from Pygocentrus nattereri isolate fPygNat1 chromosome 22, fPygNat1.pri, whole genome shotgun sequence includes:
- the LOC119262026 gene encoding RNA-binding protein 33-like: MKAVLVLGLCVIALCCALPVDDEQEREKRSSSGEHYRGRYGGPIFYPNPDNNNNNVLNALLPLLIARLFPVPVPIPVPAPPPPPPPPPPPGK; this comes from the exons ATGAAGGCTGTGTTGGTCCTCGGACTGTGCGTTATTGCACTGTGCTGTGCTCTCCCT GTTGATGATgagcaggaaagagagaagcGCTCATCGAGCGGCGAG CACTACCGAGGAAGATATGGAGGGCCTATCTTCTACCCCAACCccgataacaacaacaacaacgtgCTGAACGCTCTGCTGCCCTTACTTATTGCCCGACTGTTCCCTGTTCCTGTTCCTATTCCTGTTCCTGctcctccaccaccacctccacccccacccccacccggAAAATAA